A DNA window from Elusimicrobiota bacterium contains the following coding sequences:
- a CDS encoding fibronectin type III domain-containing protein: MNNISVISNGTTSWAQVDVTAPGQVTGLQSSIVGIPNSAYLSWVTPGDNVYTSTFVAGSGYKIQYSTVSVTSWVSENAQVVVSTSGIAPGQRVYILVTGLVAETTNWFRIWAYDELGNYSVVSDSITFTPSPFSYEILDSDGYTGAYPVVAVDSNGYPHIAYSAGNPLKVKYTKWTGSVWVSTNVDITSENGDDTYVSLALDGNDLPHITFTKNSNLFYANFNGVNWSTSVVTTYANFSSIIVDPAGYPNIAYADSLVSNLKFARWSGTAWSTSTVDSVGTTTRGQYCNLAIDDTGKAYISYLVTNPEYNLMVARYNNSVWTTETVYGAETEINYASSLAMDGERNLHVSLRQETGKDLYYAKYSNSAWVVNPVYTNGDVGKYNAISLDGNANPVIAYSEYVDATDENLMYSRWNGTNWINGCIDAQTRAGTVYPMSVATNNSGTVYIAYFDATSSDLKLAVWSNSGLASPVAGTPRSKAQMPKLVGTSAVYSSSITWSWVDNASNETGYRLYASTTAGASYQLEANESTLVPNTQSYTQVLLSPNNPYSVYVAVVNTGGVAYTAVVTTYTLSLPPTDISAVALSSHSVCVTWSANGNSGTTRWGIERSTDNFVASNTTVKSYNDNFTSTSFTDSGLVNGTQYYYRVKSFNSTGAAAGNNSPVSATPSNGLNTAPNAVTDLTAVPGDTAAQLKLTWTATGENGTAGDLSNAQYKIQYATYTPVWDMNNAQVVITSNIVAGAWQSKVVAGLTENVVYYVTLWIGDEIGNWSGISNVSSSTAKTTLPATPTDMNGTAISGTSILWSWTDNSATENGYIVRTSTSGIVAELGSNTTYWTETGLSPNKAYTRDSYVYNYGGGIAGTPAVMYTLANPPVNTGFSDVQNTSITVTWSINSNPTGTRWGISRSTNGFVDSTVLASYATNLTSTTYNDTGLDTGTRYYYKVLAYNDAAGHLESSYDTAVSVVAEYDVMPPAALTEIVAIPGADVGILDLSWITPGDNGMSGILEPGAQLAVQYSSYTVNWATAAAQVVVSTSSVSPGTQVFHRFSTLTAGATYYVKVWYSDERGNWSDISESATCYAQARDTVLPGTPSGFTASSGILVRLQWLAGGDNSSTGDVVNGKWRIRMSSTVGATYDTAEYSVAVTTSYAAGSTQSVNVTGIAYNVTYYYWLSGQDETDGNWSPWVTATYFLNDTTPPTAPGTPADTGVYTIDNTQVVFVWTGSADTETGLTKYLICVGTFSGGTSVYNNYDVGNNTWTLLSGLTLQSGTVYYAKVCAMNNAGLFSSYSGNSDGIMVDTTTPVINGSVNDGISTDVDIQLSSGTLCINWTAASEPESGIKEYLVAISTAEGENSVNNVLEWSSVGVQLSTAVVSSALEYGRTYYTKIKVVNNAGLSIAVVSDGVVLDNTTVPPAPVAFKGIVLSSDCVKWSWESGTTYISGFYIKSSTGGIVAVLPASTSEYVETGLLDNQQSARYVEAYNVVGSSAVPVVSVFTYVNTPSSVTVVSTAQHVLGLAWPAGRATAFKVGISSDNAVWAIVADKVECTTSVVTGLLPGTTYTVALWYYNADYVLSIDSAVVANVVTIPLEQTVMVPTVAATETKTFTVNGSQLEIRVEVPQGTVDKPVYVAINQNAELAPTNPEVKQKIADAIQKLDVILTDKQIVSNVVELNMYDLAGSKVSGNFAQTVTLSIPYLDVNNDGFVDNTTPLLKEKSLKVYLLNEANSAWELVGGDVDETLNIVHVAVNHFSVYTVIGTKMPENDLAKTRVYPNPYNLGLGVNGITFDYLTAKARIMIFTVTGELVFDQTVETAGKYQWDMANTSGGTVASGVYIYRITNPDNAANVKTGKLAVVK, from the coding sequence ATGAATAATATTTCTGTAATTTCTAACGGTACCACTTCGTGGGCGCAAGTAGATGTTACCGCCCCGGGACAAGTTACGGGGTTACAGTCCTCAATTGTTGGGATTCCCAACAGCGCGTACCTGAGCTGGGTCACTCCAGGCGATAATGTTTATACGTCAACTTTTGTTGCAGGGTCGGGATACAAAATCCAGTATTCTACGGTATCCGTGACGTCGTGGGTGTCCGAAAACGCGCAGGTTGTTGTGTCCACTTCCGGTATTGCGCCGGGGCAAAGAGTGTACATTCTTGTCACCGGTTTAGTTGCGGAAACTACTAACTGGTTCCGTATATGGGCGTATGACGAACTTGGGAATTATTCTGTTGTTTCTGATTCTATTACTTTTACGCCGTCGCCATTTTCGTACGAAATACTGGATTCTGACGGTTATACCGGCGCGTATCCGGTTGTTGCAGTTGACAGCAACGGGTATCCGCATATCGCGTATTCCGCTGGGAATCCGTTAAAAGTGAAGTATACGAAATGGACCGGCAGTGTTTGGGTGTCAACTAATGTTGATATAACGTCTGAAAACGGAGACGATACTTATGTTTCTCTCGCGTTAGACGGTAATGATTTGCCGCATATAACATTCACGAAAAATTCTAACTTGTTCTACGCAAATTTCAATGGCGTTAATTGGTCAACTTCGGTCGTCACTACGTACGCCAATTTTTCGTCAATAATAGTGGATCCCGCGGGGTATCCTAATATTGCGTACGCGGATTCATTGGTGTCAAACTTAAAATTTGCGCGGTGGTCCGGTACGGCGTGGTCAACATCAACGGTAGACAGTGTTGGCACCACAACCCGGGGGCAGTATTGTAACCTCGCGATTGATGATACCGGCAAAGCATACATATCTTATTTAGTGACAAATCCTGAATACAACCTGATGGTTGCGCGATACAATAATAGTGTATGGACAACAGAAACCGTGTACGGCGCGGAAACAGAAATTAATTATGCCAGCTCGTTGGCGATGGATGGCGAGCGTAACCTTCACGTATCTTTACGTCAGGAAACTGGGAAAGATTTGTACTACGCGAAATATTCAAACAGCGCATGGGTGGTGAACCCGGTATATACAAACGGCGATGTTGGGAAGTACAATGCTATCTCACTCGACGGTAACGCTAATCCGGTTATTGCGTACAGCGAGTATGTTGATGCTACCGACGAAAACTTGATGTATTCCCGTTGGAACGGCACGAACTGGATAAACGGTTGTATTGATGCTCAAACAAGAGCGGGAACGGTTTATCCTATGTCAGTGGCGACAAATAATAGCGGAACGGTATATATCGCATATTTCGACGCTACGTCAAGCGATCTAAAACTTGCTGTATGGTCAAACTCGGGGTTAGCGAGCCCTGTTGCCGGTACGCCGAGGAGTAAAGCGCAAATGCCGAAGTTGGTTGGTACATCAGCTGTGTATTCCAGCAGCATTACCTGGTCGTGGGTTGACAACGCGTCAAATGAAACAGGGTACCGGTTGTATGCTTCAACCACAGCAGGAGCAAGTTATCAGCTTGAAGCTAACGAGTCAACTCTTGTGCCAAACACACAGTCATATACACAAGTGTTATTGTCGCCGAACAATCCATACTCAGTGTATGTTGCAGTTGTAAATACCGGAGGTGTTGCTTATACTGCCGTTGTCACAACATATACGTTGTCGTTGCCTCCGACAGATATCAGCGCGGTTGCGCTCAGCAGCCATTCAGTATGCGTTACCTGGTCCGCCAACGGTAATTCCGGTACTACCCGCTGGGGTATTGAACGGTCAACCGATAATTTTGTGGCGTCCAATACAACCGTCAAGTCGTATAACGATAACTTTACGAGTACGTCGTTCACGGATTCCGGGTTGGTTAACGGTACACAATATTACTATCGTGTAAAATCGTTTAACTCTACCGGCGCAGCTGCAGGAAATAATTCGCCTGTATCCGCAACGCCGTCTAACGGATTGAACACCGCGCCAAACGCAGTGACTGATTTAACCGCAGTGCCCGGTGATACTGCAGCGCAGCTCAAACTTACCTGGACCGCCACCGGCGAAAACGGTACTGCAGGCGACTTGTCTAACGCACAGTATAAAATACAGTACGCTACTTATACTCCGGTATGGGATATGAATAATGCACAGGTGGTAATTACGTCCAATATTGTCGCCGGTGCTTGGCAATCAAAAGTTGTTGCGGGATTAACTGAAAACGTTGTGTATTACGTAACGCTTTGGATTGGCGACGAAATAGGGAACTGGTCCGGAATATCCAATGTGTCATCGAGTACGGCAAAAACAACGCTGCCTGCAACACCTACGGACATGAACGGCACTGCGATTTCCGGGACAAGTATTTTGTGGTCATGGACTGATAACTCGGCGACTGAGAACGGGTATATTGTCCGCACAAGTACGTCCGGCATTGTTGCTGAATTGGGAAGCAATACTACCTACTGGACTGAAACCGGCCTATCGCCGAATAAAGCATACACGCGCGATTCGTACGTGTACAACTATGGCGGCGGAATCGCTGGAACGCCTGCGGTTATGTATACTTTGGCAAACCCGCCGGTAAACACTGGGTTCAGCGATGTGCAAAACACTTCAATTACAGTCACATGGTCAATAAATTCTAATCCTACAGGGACAAGATGGGGGATATCGCGGTCAACCAATGGTTTTGTTGATTCGACAGTATTAGCGTCTTACGCGACAAATCTTACTTCTACAACATATAACGATACCGGGTTAGATACTGGTACAAGGTATTATTATAAAGTGTTGGCGTACAACGATGCAGCAGGGCATCTGGAGTCAAGTTACGACACCGCTGTATCGGTAGTTGCGGAATACGACGTTATGCCGCCGGCAGCGTTGACTGAAATCGTTGCGATACCCGGTGCTGATGTTGGAATCCTGGATTTGTCGTGGATAACGCCTGGCGATAACGGGATGTCTGGTATTCTCGAACCTGGAGCGCAATTGGCGGTACAATATTCGTCATACACAGTCAATTGGGCGACGGCTGCTGCTCAGGTCGTGGTTTCTACTTCAAGCGTATCTCCCGGTACACAGGTATTTCACAGGTTTAGTACATTAACTGCCGGTGCAACGTATTACGTAAAAGTGTGGTATTCCGACGAACGCGGGAATTGGTCTGATATTTCAGAATCCGCAACGTGTTACGCGCAGGCAAGGGATACTGTTTTGCCGGGTACGCCGTCCGGGTTCACAGCGTCGTCGGGTATTCTTGTACGGTTGCAGTGGTTAGCTGGTGGTGATAACAGCAGCACAGGAGATGTCGTTAACGGTAAATGGCGAATCAGGATGTCTTCTACCGTTGGCGCAACGTATGATACTGCGGAGTACAGCGTAGCAGTTACGACTTCTTACGCCGCAGGTAGCACACAGAGTGTTAATGTTACTGGTATTGCGTATAACGTTACGTACTACTATTGGCTCAGCGGACAGGACGAAACTGACGGGAACTGGTCTCCCTGGGTGACAGCAACTTATTTCCTTAACGACACAACCCCGCCAACAGCGCCTGGTACACCGGCGGATACCGGGGTTTATACGATAGACAATACTCAGGTCGTGTTCGTGTGGACAGGTTCTGCGGATACAGAAACCGGGCTAACCAAATATTTGATATGCGTTGGCACGTTCTCCGGTGGTACAAGTGTCTACAATAATTACGATGTTGGTAATAATACGTGGACGTTGTTGTCCGGATTAACGTTACAGTCGGGAACTGTGTATTACGCAAAAGTTTGTGCGATGAATAATGCCGGGCTTTTCAGTAGTTACAGCGGGAATAGCGACGGTATTATGGTGGATACAACCACGCCTGTAATTAACGGTAGTGTTAACGACGGTATTAGTACTGATGTTGATATACAGTTATCGTCCGGGACATTGTGTATTAACTGGACGGCAGCGAGCGAACCCGAAAGCGGGATTAAGGAATATCTTGTCGCAATTAGTACTGCGGAAGGTGAAAACTCGGTAAACAATGTGTTGGAATGGTCCAGCGTCGGGGTGCAGTTGAGTACTGCAGTAGTTTCATCTGCGCTTGAGTACGGGCGAACGTACTACACAAAAATTAAAGTTGTGAACAACGCAGGGTTAAGTATTGCGGTAGTAAGCGACGGCGTGGTTTTGGATAACACCACTGTTCCGCCTGCGCCGGTGGCGTTCAAGGGTATCGTGCTGAGCTCGGACTGCGTAAAGTGGTCATGGGAATCTGGTACAACGTATATATCGGGATTCTACATAAAATCTTCTACCGGCGGGATCGTAGCGGTGCTGCCCGCAAGTACGTCGGAATATGTGGAAACCGGGTTGTTGGATAACCAGCAGTCAGCGCGGTACGTCGAAGCGTACAATGTTGTTGGCAGCAGCGCAGTGCCGGTGGTGAGTGTTTTCACGTATGTAAACACTCCATCGTCGGTAACTGTTGTTTCTACTGCTCAGCACGTGCTCGGGCTTGCATGGCCGGCAGGGCGTGCCACAGCGTTTAAAGTTGGTATATCTTCTGACAACGCCGTGTGGGCAATCGTGGCGGACAAAGTCGAATGTACAACATCGGTTGTCACAGGATTATTGCCCGGAACAACATACACGGTAGCGCTATGGTATTACAATGCGGATTATGTGTTGTCTATCGATAGCGCAGTTGTTGCGAATGTTGTTACTATACCGTTGGAACAAACGGTGATGGTGCCAACAGTAGCTGCTACGGAAACAAAAACGTTTACCGTTAACGGCAGCCAGCTCGAAATCCGGGTCGAGGTCCCTCAGGGGACGGTTGATAAGCCTGTGTACGTAGCAATTAACCAAAACGCGGAACTAGCGCCTACAAATCCGGAAGTAAAACAAAAAATCGCGGATGCTATCCAAAAACTGGATGTTATTTTAACGGATAAACAAATTGTGTCGAACGTTGTTGAGTTAAATATGTACGACCTGGCAGGCAGTAAGGTCAGCGGAAACTTTGCGCAAACTGTCACGTTGTCAATCCCGTATCTTGACGTCAACAACGACGGGTTTGTGGATAACACCACGCCGCTGTTGAAAGAAAAGTCGTTGAAAGTGTACTTGCTTAACGAAGCAAACAGCGCGTGGGAACTCGTTGGCGGTGACGTAGACGAAACGTTGAATATTGTGCACGTAGCTGTAAACCATTTCTCGGTCTATACAGTTATAGGCACGAAAATGCCGGAGAACGATTTGGCAAAAACAAGGGTTTATCCGAACCCGTATAACCTCGGGCTTGGAGTTAACGGTATTACATTCGACTACCTAACTGCAAAAGCGAGGATCATGATATTCACTGTTACCGGCGAGCTTGTGTTCGACCAGACCGTCGAAACTGCGGGGAAATACCAGTGGGACATGGCTAATACGTCAGGCGGTACGGTTGCCAGCGGGGTGTATATTTACAGAATCACAAATCCGGACAACGCTGCAAACGTGAAAACCGGGAAACTAGCGGTTGTGAAATAA